The Drosophila innubila isolate TH190305 chromosome 3R unlocalized genomic scaffold, UK_Dinn_1.0 2_E_3R, whole genome shotgun sequence genome has a segment encoding these proteins:
- the LOC117790079 gene encoding uncharacterized protein LOC117790079, with protein sequence MAEQVEKALAYIKTMPVTTTLQVTDAAEADAVAAATTCMNCCSHDEDVSSTPSPTPSGSQAKAKGAKAKCRASCCGSIDANVVAAAEAVVNGELDAASCYHVSMKMSIDAATPRICGDTNVMPLKCDALAAMREALSANKPLPLPLPLNSKQAHSSKLLHTSTPPPPCQLLERLNFPEGNIINTLHTILALPPFDPYAPAPKSDVIYKDVVSLMQWSLREDNVMEMELSEKLLHECKPKSKDPNDETRSYLMAIENMRLFSEDPKNPLRDADGQLRAITLYFQNLALIFVKHRKEEFFTFCSCKECLEYRETIMAIMMDQFKAAHMVVMLLDVLIKAYSPMLKNDAAYNKFEKLLESNKQIYWITSGFLYDKNAEYLDFIDDTAISDNMILVLFSAILMANNPMLLLQILAYNVECIVKAFSEGMIEIAQNVQENEKISAEKMLTYLLDGYSDLNCISQKISLSLFAFENDFLRKFKLSWVLLCQRLFQQHVFNPLGDTMLACILSLKEGDGSTQTTALIKRYMLFDEHMHSIERRWTDIWMELNKFNLSPTEHDRRMGLLDVYNIFDKVVMDATSFSLPDISDDEFIDFQRIVDRQLAWKNIMAFTKLKWPDGFYDPPNKLVHEDLCKKCNAMLEHHNENCKCITCSIAGTPLLPRQAGHCAKCTTLGIVEKDAKLMKSKILSTCTSDEARHNAAAAASTSAAAAAAQQRRSGDQAQPEAASRGDEPSGVTLRRQEMDTALRTTYHIAWAVFQHLTTRKRYRFDSIEPQFFCGENCRVSACQLARKILANELSPPLTKHLLRCFQPLSFSREELRSTLPSLMFFNRKLAPSPAELQELKNQHYVYKTYWTFVLSIYANFFVKFNSTATDFKHLELLKGDLRLRPNSVIGDKDDGRFEQFLAQVIGYSPFKITDDFTLGDANIEKMQFGVDHLMMLHDSQMIKRSKPDSTSGLSGNKSKVNEMTQTGVGCNDSNNSKKCKEKMRKCCADYADIGETCKENHSKKRVKKECNHARFNETRDRLRKKLTQIVNDRKTKNGQESSKPKAQPEPTVVAKKPEPVTSQQPPTLKVVASAQVQAATRKMPAAAAAAAAAAAAAALNEIGENIDDGDNSLLCLDSLCKSIQMHTDATAAGGDGGVHDADGGCGNGSLPADLSSYSKEEMMHDFAEFLGSYTREQDQKRWINETLNFIEGKPQQPQTVNPKKAAKKAKQRQRKEEEKRIKELEDLRSQFLDIYFKEFIDKYEMKTLTAAGGRKREKKRIAELEANIKNLQRAKGKVETVILELIATVKQANSDFKFSYLPTKEQQLAKLAQLEEILNGGTTTAAEASPSPLPLPAAASAQSATVTVTAQLPNFINSAAYFPPHTPVCYAPPQQQKQQQQLPRDVIAAMAANAITADPSKRIVTIRRVQVPHAGGEQQVTVVAKGSSPDEDKLLYTFVNGHMVASAQSTARSTPPIAPVVQFAAATVPEKSAKAKKKEAKRVAAAAAAATAAAAAAAAAAAAAAELEAKANATNIAKNKKQSKKAAAAVHPVAVAASSSSGSSSKSQTPQSSAVNTRENSVCSIKPKTTTTTGSKKAKNANRNVVEVQVPKSLPVEPQPEPEPEPEPEPIPLPEKRHKRLKSRLDQGQLDNNPFKSLHMQDSSDGEWESGSETETQVIAPTLVRPQPKTPVAPTPISVIPNSKQKPLAPAAAPVKKPKNEAASKSQMPQQQQPNKATPATSVSSQRRAASQQQAKNQSQRTTELNVNSNTRKSKSSQGQVQGQVQGQVQGQMQGQMQGQSSQVVTGNRGAPQSARGGRGSGRSKPTKGGQQQQQQQQQQQPHVNSNSNCSLNTMESSAHSAPSKRSQRGKRGHRGQKQEDLSGIPHNMGYFNPNEVAIPPPVAPQSGSYANTLTHQMQHLRIGNATSSSSTKQQQPNCSIMDQLNRGVQVEHLSLPPGITLTKVDPAKSEQLRQKSESIRRLSKPLTEQQQQQQQQQHPLQQPAHLMSGFYAGNAGLDNAAGVIMVEANPRVNRNCQPPVSVAPNNSNNNVAAAAAAATASGKSSRRRRRNRGKSGGGGSAGTASNLANKQRGGVDNQSAQSSTVPIMETSSSGNIITLRNPMFHQGVNNGPAAGNMLPNPNPIPPARAYGAGMPIAAPMTMDQPAAIIKNENGMFTIRNPALHQAVTNGLAMGGYRQFGSNVNYYTPQEAVAEAARATQQKQSSPPLVVTSGGSNISAGAAAAAAAAPTNFSYFSSGSASGDSSSSSGGGGGVGVGAGGGGGVVDTHNNISISCTNVSLGSPGRLVGDAAVIARPKQAQKCLSAIGSELKQKTKDSHSSSSSQWSSFGQPAPEFGASEFASGSTLQEKYQQSSYYNGFEVFSSSVPQSAGGGGPGGGGPGVGVPSDCHMHHNCGDDSPPPTITGFNSYLEGIPNTGVIRYDDAAFLKNLIPGQHLNNEVSIHNISESNFTRNNTSPSPHHVEITTVFGSRSCSTNAYEQQQQQQQQPSQGSVSSGASYCDNVADYGSDSSHLFVQGNMLPRLPQPSPATSDPFGYDFEPAAAAGSKPASVASDLNEFLRRSPHSQRTSPYSPDENVALEAFVQNMNALQIANEAEQCSRLNGNASATGDAAVADATAGGGVGATWW encoded by the exons ATGGCGGAACAAGTGGAAAAGGCATTGGCGTATATCAAAACAATGCCCGTTACGACCACGTTACAGGTGACAGACGCAGCAGAGGCAGACGCAGTTGCAGCCGCAACAACTTGCATGAATTGTTGCAGTCACGACGAGGACGTCAGTTCCACTCCCAGTCCCACTCCCAGTGGCAGTCAAGCCAAGGCAAAAGGAGCCAAAGCTAAGTGTCGCGCCAGTTGTTGTGGTAGCATAGAtgccaatgttgttgctgccgccgaGGCTGTTGTCAACGGGGAGCTGGACGCCGCCTCTTGCTATCATGTAAGCATGAAAATGTCCATTGACGCAGCCACGCCGCGCATTTGTGGCGACACAAATGTGATGCCGCTGAAATGTGATGCGTTGGCGGCAATGCGAGAGGCGCTCAGCGCTAACAAGCCATtgccactcccactcccactcaaTTCGAAGCAGGCACATAGTAGCAAGCTACTACATACTAGCACTCCCCCCCCACCGTGTCAGCTGCTGGAGCGTCTCAATTTTCCGGAGGGTAACATCATCAATACGTTGCACACGATACTGGCACTGCCACCGTTCGATCCGTATGCACCGGCACCAAAATCGGATGTTATCTACAAGGATGTGGTATCGCTAATGCAATGGAGCCTGCGCGAGGACAATGTCATGGAGATGGAACTGAGCGAGAAACTGCTGCATGAGTGTAAGCCCAAGAGCAAGGATCCCAACGATGAAACGCGCTCATATTTG ATGGCTATTGAGAATATGCGATTATTCTCGGAGGATCCAAAGAATCCGCTGCGCGATGCCGACGGACAACTGCGTGCAATTACG CTTTATTTTCAGAATCTTGCCTTGATATTTGTTAAGCATCGTAAGGAGGAgttctttacattttgttcCTGCAAGGAATGTCTCGAATATCGCGAAACAATCATGGCCATTATGATGGATCAATTTAAGGCTGCTCACATGGTGGTCATGCTCCTCGATGTGCTAATCAAGGCATACAGCCCCATGTTAAA AAATGATGCTGCCTATAACAAATTTGAGAAGCTGCTGGAATCTAACAAGCAAATCTATTGGATTACAAGCGGTTTCCTTTACGATAAGAATGCCGAATATcttgattttattgatgataCTGCGATCTCTGATAATATGATATTAGTGCTATTCAGCGCCAT TCTGATGGCTAATAATCCGATGCTACTGCTACAAATACTCGCCTATAATGTTGAGTGCATTGTTAAGGCTTTTTCCGAGGGCATGATCGAAATTGCTCAAAATGTGCAGGAGAACGAGAAGATTTCAGCCGAAAAGATGCTCACAT atttacTGGACGGCTACTCCGATTTGAACTGCATCTCACAGAAGATATCGCTTAGCCTGTTTGCTTTCGAGAACGATTTTCTGCGCAAGTTCAAGCTCTCCTGGGTGCTATTGTGTCAGCGTCTATTTCAGCAACATGTGTTCAATCCGCTGGGCGACACCATGCTCGCATGCATACTCTCGCTGAAGGAGGGCGATGGCTCCACACAGACAACGGCGCTGATCAAGCGTTATATGCTGTTCGATGAGCATATGCACTCCATTGAGCGCCGCTGGACGGACATCTGGATGGAGCTGAACAAGTTTAACTTGTCGCCCACGGAACATGATCGTCGGATGGGCCTGCTGGATGTGTATAACATATTCGACAAGGTCGTCATGGACGCCACATCGTTTTCGCTGCCAGACATCAGTGATGATGAGTTCATAGATTTCCAACGCATTGTTGATCGTCAGCTTGCTTGGAAGAATATTATGGCATTCACCAAGCTGAAGTGGCCCGATGGTTTCTACGATCCGCCCAATAAACTGGTGCACGAGGACCTCTGCAAAAAGTGTAATGCAATGCTGGAACACCATAATGA gAACTGCAAATGCATCACTTGCTCCATTGCGGGTACACCTCTGTTGCCACGACAAGCCGGCCATTGTGCCAAGTGCACAACACTCGGCATTGTCGAGAAAGATGCTAAGCTGATGAAATCAAAGATTCTGAGCACATGCACCAGCGATGAGGCCAGACACAAtgcggcagctgctgcaagCACAAGCGCCGCTGCAGCAGCCGCACAGCAACGTCGCAGCGGTGATCAGGCGCAGCCAGAGGCTGCTTCTAGAGGGGATGAGCCGAGTGGTGTGACATTGCGGCGCCAGGAGATGGATACGGCATTGCGCACCACATATCACATTGCATGGGCAGTGTTCCAGCATCTGACCACACGCAAACGCTATCGCTTTGACAGCATTGAGCCGCAATTCTTTTGCGGCGAAAACTGTCGAGTCTCCGCCTGCCAGCTGGCTCGCAAGATCCTTGCCAATGAACTGTCGCCGCCACTGACAAAGCACCTGTTGCGATGCTTTCAGCCATTATCATTTTCGCGCGAGGAGCTGCGTTCCACGTTGCCATCGCTAATGTTCTTCAATCGTAAGCTGGCGCCCAGTCCCGCCGAACTGCAGGAGCTTAAGAATCAACATTATGTCTATAAGACCTATTGGACTTTTGTGCTATCCATCTATGCCAATTTCTTTGTCAAGTTCAACTCGACGGCAACGGATTTTAAGCACCTTGAGCTGCTCAAGGGCGATTTGCGTTTGCGTCCAAACAGCGTCATTGGGGACAAGGATGATGGACGCTTTGAGCAATTTCTTGCTCAGGTTATTGG CTACTCGCCTTTTAAAATCACCGATGA TTTCACGTTGGGAGATGCAAACATCgagaaaatgcaatttggcGTCGATCATTTAATGATGTTACACGACTCCCAAATGAT TAAACGCAGTAAGCCTGATAGCACCTCGGGCCTGTCGGGCAACAAGTCCAAGGTGAACGAGATGACGCAGACAGGAGTAGGTTGTAACGACTCGAATAACTCTAAGAAATGCAAGGAGAAGATGCGTAAAT GTTGTGCGGACTACGCTGACATTGGCGAGACCTGCAAGGAGAATCACTCGAAGAAGCGCGTTAAAAAGGAATGCAATCATGCACGCTTCAATGAGACACGCGATCGCTTGCGCAAGAAATTGACACAGATTGTCAACGATCGCAAGACCAAAAATGGCCAAGAGTCGTCAAAGCCCAAAGCGCAGCCGGAGCCAACGGTAGTGGCCAAAAAGCCCGAGCCAGTGACGTCTCAGCAGCCGCCTACGTTAAAAGTGGTTGCATCGGCGCAGGTTCAAGCTGCCACTCGGAAAATGCCAGctgcggcagcggcggcggctgcagctgctgctgcggcagcACTTAATGAGATTGGCGAGAATATTGATGATGGCGACAATAGTCTACTCTGCTTGGACAGCCTCTGCAAGAGCATACAGATGCATACGGATGCCACTGCGGCTGGTGGCGATGGCGGTGTCCATGACGCAGACGGAGGCTGTGGCAATGGCAGCTTACCGGCGGATCTCAGTAGCTACAGCAAGGAGGAAATGATGCATGACTTTGCCGAATTTCTGGGCAGCTATACGCGTGAGCAGGATCAGAAGCGCTGGATCAATGAGACACTCAATTTCATTGAGGGAAAACCACAACAGCCACAAACGGTGAATCCCAAGAAGGCAGCTAAAAAGGCCAAGCAAAGGCAACGCAAGGAGGAGGAGAAACGCATCAAAGAGCTGGAGGATTTGCGCAGTCAATTTCTTGATATTTACTTCAAGGAGTTCATTGACAAATACGAAATGAAAACCTTAACGGCTGCTGGCGGCCGCAAGCGCGAAAAGAAACGCATTGCCGAACTGGAAGCCAACATTAAGAATCTGCAGCGTGCCAAGGGAAAAGTGGAAACTGTCATTTTGGAACTGATTGCCACCGTTAAGCAGGCGAACAGTGATTTTAAATTCTCTTATCTGCCCACCaaggagcagcagctggcGAAGCTGGCACAGCTCGAGGAGATTTTAAATGGTGGAACAACGACGGCAGCGGAggcatcgccatcgccattgccattgccagcgGCTGCATCAGCACAATCCGCCACAGTAACTGTAACAGCGCAATtaccaaattttattaactcaGCCGCCTACTTTCCACCTCACACCCCAGTATGCTATGCTCCGCcccagcagcagaagcaacaacaacaactgccacgTGATGTGATCGCTGCCATGGCAGCCAATGCCATAACCGCTGATCCATCCAAGCGTATTGTGACTATACGACGTGTGCAGGTGCCACACGCCGGTGGTGAGCAACAGGTGACTGTTGTGGCCAAGGGCAGCTCCCCGGACGAGGATAAGCTGCTTTACACCTTTGTCAACGGTCATATGGTGGCGTCCGCTCAGTCAACGGCCAGGAGCACGCCACCAATTGCACCTGTTGTCCAGTTTGCTGCGGCTACAGTGCCGGAAAAGAGCGCCAAGGCCAAGAAAAAGGAGGCTAAACGGGTtgcggcagcggcggcagctgcaactgctgctgctgctgctgccgctgccgccgccgccgccgctgctgaACTGGAAGCGAAGGCCAACGCCACCAACATAGCCAAGAACAAGAAGCAAAGTAAGAAGGCAGCCGCTGCAGTGCacccagttgcagttgctgccagCTCCAGCTCGGGTAGCAGCTCAAAGTCGCAAACGCCACAAAGTAGCGCCGTCAATACACGTGAAAATTCCGTTTGCAGCATTAAGCCcaaaacgacgacgacgacgggaAGCAAAAAAGCCAAGAATGCAAATAGAAACGTTGTGGAAGTTCAGGTGCCAAAATCATTGCCCGTTGAGCCGCAGCCCGAGCCGGAACCGGAACCGGAACCAGAACCAATTCCACTGCCTGAAAAAAGACACAAACGTTTAAAGTCCAGACTGGACCAGGGACAGTTGGACAACAATCCGTTTAAATCGTTGCATATGCAAGACTCCTCGGATGGTGAGTGGGAATCTGGCAGCGAGACCGAAACACAAGTGATTGCCCCGACGCTAGTGAGGCCGCAACCCAAGACACCCGTTGCACCCACTCCAATCAGTGTAATTCCGAATTCCAAACAAAAGCCGCTGGCGCCAGCAGCTGCGCCTGTCAAGAAACCCAAAAACGAGGCAGCATCCAAGTCACaaatgccacagcaacagcagccaaacAAAGCGACACCAGCAACATCCGTCAGCAGTCAACGAAGAGCAGCATCCCAACAGCAAGCGAAGAATCAGTCGCAACGGACGACAGAGTTGAATGTGAATAGCAACACACGCAAGTCCAAGTCAAGTCAAGGCCAGGTGCAGGGACAGGTGCAGGGACAGGTGCAGGGACAAATGCAGGGACAAATGCAGGGACAGAGCAGCCAAGTGGTCACTGGCAATCGAGGGGCGCCACAGTCAGCGCGCGGTGGACGCGGAAGTGGACGCTCGAAGCCAACAAAAGgtggacagcagcaacaacagcagcaacaacagcaacagccacatgtgaacagcaatagcaactgCTCCTTAAATACAATGGAGAGCAGTGCACACAGTGCGCCCTCAAAGCGCTCGCAGCGCGGCAAGCGTGGACATCGTGGCCAGAAACAGG agGATCTCTCGGGCATACCCCATAACATGGGCTATTTCAATCCCAACGAAGTTGCCATACCACCGCCAGTGGCACCACAGTCTGGCAGCTATGCCAACACCCTGACACATCAGATGCAGCACTTGCGCATTGGCAATGCCACCAGCAGTTCCTCCaccaagcagcagcaacccaATTGCAGCATTATGGATCAGCTAAATCGTGGCGTACAAGTGGAACATCTATCACTGCCGCCAGGCATCACGCTTACTAAGGTGGATCCGGCCAAGAGCGAGCAACTGCGTCAGAAGAGCGAGTCCATACGTAGGCTATCCAAACCGCTgactgaacaacaacaacagcagcagcagcaacaacatccgcTGCAGCAGCCAGCACATCTCATGAGCGGCTTCTATGCTGGCAATGCGGGTCTGGACAATGCCGCCGGCGTTATTATGGTGGAGGCCAATCCGCGCGTCAATCGCAACTGTCAGCCGCCGGTGTCGGTGGCtcccaacaacagcaataacaatgtggcagccgcagcagcggcagcaacggcCAGTGGCAAATCCTCACGTCGAAGGCGTCGCAATCGTGGCAAGTCCGGTGGTGGTGGATCTGCTGGTACAGCGTCCAATCTTGCCAACAAGCAGCGGGGAGGAGTTGACAACCAGTCGGCACAATCCTCAACTGTTCCCATCATGGAGACCAGTTCAAGTGGTAATATTATAACACTGCGCAATCCCATGTTCCATCAGGGCGTCAACAATGGGCCTGCGGCCGGCAACATGTTGCCCAACCCGAATCCCATACCGCCAG CACGTGCTTATGGAGCTGGAATGCCAATTGCTGCACCGATGACCATGGATCAACCGGCcgctattattaaaaatgagaaCGGCATGTTCACCATCCGGAATCCGGCGCTGCATCAGGCTGTGACCAATGGATTGGCCATGGGCGGCTATCGACAGTTTGGTAGCAATGTCAACTATTATACGCCACAGGAGGCGGTGGCCGAGGCGGCACGTGCCACACAACAGAAGCAGTCATCGCCGCCATTGGTTGTTACATCAGGCGGCAGCAATATCAGCGCTGgagctgctgcggctgctgctgctgcacccACTAACTTCTCATATTTCTCAAGTGGATCAGCCAGCGgcgacagcagcagtagcagcggTGGAGGTggcggcgtcggcgtcggtgctggaggaggaggaggagtcGTTGACACGCACAATAATATCAGTATTAGCTGCACAAACGTATCCCTGGGCAGCCCTGGTCGGCTGGTTGGCGATGCGGCCGTCATAGCACGTCCCAAGCAGGCGCAGAAGTGCTTGTCTGCCATTGGCAGTGAGCTGAAACAGAAGACCAAAGACAGCCATTCGTCCTCATCGAGCCAATGGTCGAGCTTTGGCCAACCGGCGCCGGAATTTGGCGCATCGGAATTTGCATCGGGCTCAACACTCCAGGAGAAATACCAACAGTCCAGCTACTACAACGGCTTTGAGGTTTTCTCCTCGTCCGTTCCACAATCGGCAGGGGGTGGAGGACCTGGTGGTGGTGGACCTGGTGTTGGCGTTCCATCTGATTGTCATATGCATCATAATTGTGGTGACGATTCGCCGCCGCCAACCATCACCGGTTTCAATTCCTACCTTGAGGGCATACCCAATACTGGTGTCATTCGCTACGACGACGCGGCGTTCCTCAAGAATTTAATACCGGGCCAGCATCTCAACAACGAG